Part of the Nostoc sp. ATCC 53789 genome, CTCGTGATACCAAGGCGATTCTCGCAATACTGCCATATCCCACCTCATGATTTGCTGCACTAAAGGTGTGTCTAAAACAAAGCTAGCAAAAAACGCCAGCAATGATTCTAATTCGTTCAACTGTTTATCTGTTCGTAGCGCCTGTAGTGCGCGTTGCACAACTGATACCTCTCCCCCTCCTCGCAGGATTGGCACAAAGGGTAACAACGATGGTAGTGGTTGCTGAAACACTATTTCGGCATCGATTTCCCACAAATTAATCACGCGATAATCTTGGATGGCACGTAATCCCAAAAATTCCTGTTCGTAACTATTGACAATAGTTAAGGTGGATGGGGGCGGTAAAATGTTGATTAGTACTGGGTAAGTTGGCAATCGGTAGCGTTCTTGTGCTAGAGCAGCATAGGCTCTCATCCTTAGAGGCATCTGTGCTGTATAACGCAGTTGTAGTTCATTTAATACGAGAAAATCTCCGTCAGTGGCACTATATGCCTTCACTAAAACATCTGTCTCCCGGCTAATCCAGTGAAATTCAGAACCGAGAATTTCTTTCGCCACAACTTCAGAACGCTGTGTCACCCACTGTACCCAAGCATCGGGAGCTAAATTAATTAGTCGCTTGCTACCAATATCTGCTGCTTTTGCCACAGGACGCTTAATATATTTATCAGTAATTAATCGTACATTATAAAGATTGCAGTATTCTGGCGTTGGTTTTTAAGTTTAAGCAATGTCTACGATAGGGTACACTGATGCACTCTTTTAAGAAATCTATGATTGATGTATGTTAGGTTTTGAATCAATATTTCTGGATGTAAACCGCCGATGAAAGCCGATAGTAGACCAAACTATACAATTTTAGAAGTTCAAGAGCTTGATGTTAATTATGGCGGTATCCAAGCTCTAAAAAAGATTAATTTAATTATTCAAAAAGGCGAGGTAGTTACTCTAATTGGTGCTAATGGTGCTGGTAAAACTACTACACTCCGCGCCATATCTAAAGTAGTTAATTCTAAGAGTGGCGTAATTTTATATAATGGACATAATATTACCCGCCGCCAAACTCACGAGGTTGTACAACTTGGTATTGCCCATTGTCCTGAAGGACGTAGAGTATTAGCGCGGCAAACAGTATTTGACAATTTACTTTTGGGTGCTTATATTCGCTCCAACCAAGCTGAGATAAAAGCAGATATTCAGCGCCAATTTGAGCTATTTCCCCGCTTGTCACAAAGACGCAATCAACTAGCAGGAACCCTCAGTGGTGGCGAACAACAAATGTTAGCGATCGCACGCGCTGTCATGAGTAAACCACAACTTTTACTGTTAGACGAGCCTAGCTTAGGTTTAGCACCTGCGATCGTCCGGGAAATCTTCTCGATTATTGAAAATCTCCGTGCTACAGGCGTGACTATTTTGTTAGTTGAACAAAACGCTAATCTGGCGCTGCAAATTGCCGATCGCGGTTATGTTTTAGAAGCTGGTTCTATTACTTTAACAGGCGCAGCATCAGAATTAATTAGTGATGAGCGAGTTAAAAAAGCTTATTTAGGGTAATTAATTAAATGAAACTTTTGGAGATACAAAAAGATGATAAAATCACTAACTAAAACCTTTACTTTAGAAGAATTTTTAAAGCTTCCAGAAACAAAGCCTAGCTCAGAATACATCAACGGTCAAATTATTCAAAAGCCAATGCCTCAAGGAAAACATAGTATTCTTCAGGGTGAACTAGTCAGTAATATCAATTCTGTAACCAAACCTCAAAAAATTGCCCTTGCATTTCCAGAATTGCGATGTACTTTTGGCGGACGTTCAATTGTCCCTGATATAGCTGTGTTTGCTTGGGAACGGATTTTATTAGACGAGCGTGGAGAAGTGGTAAATGTCTTTAAGACATCTCCAGACTGGACGATTGAGATTCTTTCACCCGATCAAAGCCAGACTAAAGTAACTGGAAATATTCTACATTGTTTAAAACATGGTAGTCGCTTCGGTTGGCTAATTGATCCAGATGAGCATTCTGTTTTAGTTTATCCACCAAAGCAGCAACCAGAACTTTTACAAGAAGAACAAGAAATATTACCAGTTCCAGATTTAGTGAACGGCTTTCAATTAACTGTAGGGCAATTATTTGGATGGTTAAAGTTATAAGCAATTGTAGAAATTCATATTTATCTTAATCTTATTGGATTTGTGAGAATTGCAACCCAGAGATCCCCGACTTCTTTAAGAAGTCGGGGATTTTGTTTCTGCGCGTTTGATTCAGGATTGCTATACCAATTGTGATGAATAAAACTACACTAACGCCGCTTATAACTTTTCCAAATAATTTATATTATTAATAATTATTACGATTTTTGTCTTATATTAATATTTGCAGCCCTCCTTGCAGATATCTATATATTTGTTTAGCGGCGAATTCTATTCACCGGAATCATTAAACCCATGAGTCAAATAGTCTGGATAGCAAGACACGCTAACCGCCTCGATTTCGTAAACCCCGATTGGTTTCTCACCGCCGAACGACGCTACGATCCACCTTTGTCTGATGATGGTATGGTACAGGCACAGCAGTTAGCTAGACGATTGAAAAAAGAAAATATTGGTCATATTTTTGCTTCCCCTTTC contains:
- a CDS encoding Uma2 family endonuclease; translated protein: MIKSLTKTFTLEEFLKLPETKPSSEYINGQIIQKPMPQGKHSILQGELVSNINSVTKPQKIALAFPELRCTFGGRSIVPDIAVFAWERILLDERGEVVNVFKTSPDWTIEILSPDQSQTKVTGNILHCLKHGSRFGWLIDPDEHSVLVYPPKQQPELLQEEQEILPVPDLVNGFQLTVGQLFGWLKL
- a CDS encoding DUF4351 domain-containing protein, yielding MAKAADIGSKRLINLAPDAWVQWVTQRSEVVAKEILGSEFHWISRETDVLVKAYSATDGDFLVLNELQLRYTAQMPLRMRAYAALAQERYRLPTYPVLINILPPPSTLTIVNSYEQEFLGLRAIQDYRVINLWEIDAEIVFQQPLPSLLPFVPILRGGGEVSVVQRALQALRTDKQLNELESLLAFFASFVLDTPLVQQIMRWDMAVLRESPWYHEIEQRGIQEGARRQLIRVLEQRFGEISHEVEARLEGESVEQLEILMDSAIAVNSLEDFIKILSA
- a CDS encoding ABC transporter ATP-binding protein is translated as MKADSRPNYTILEVQELDVNYGGIQALKKINLIIQKGEVVTLIGANGAGKTTTLRAISKVVNSKSGVILYNGHNITRRQTHEVVQLGIAHCPEGRRVLARQTVFDNLLLGAYIRSNQAEIKADIQRQFELFPRLSQRRNQLAGTLSGGEQQMLAIARAVMSKPQLLLLDEPSLGLAPAIVREIFSIIENLRATGVTILLVEQNANLALQIADRGYVLEAGSITLTGAASELISDERVKKAYLG